aacacttttacaTAAATGCACTTTTGCTTTACGTGTAAGTAATAGAGAAAAGACATTGCTTTTGGAAATTATTGTTTAATAGATAATGTTGGAATTGGTACCTGTTTTTACCCTGTGGAGTGGATTCTTATTGCAGGAATTTAAATGTGgttgaaatttattatttaaaatgtagatatTAGGTCATATTTTAACCCATAATCCATTTAAGTAGTTACAGTGGATTATAAACAATTCACATGCTCTAAagtatatgaaaattattttctaatctagaatttttaaaactacagtaTGTCCAAGGGCTACAGGATAATTTCTCTTTGAATTTGTATTTgggaattttttattctttcctgagTTATAGTAATGTGtcgtatatattaaatatttttagagacaTTTTGAGTTGCTGCTGATGCTCCTGAGCTTTTAAAGTCTTGTAAACAGtcctataaacatttttaaacagttattttgtttaattttataggTGGCTACAGTCAACGCCTTCCAAATGCAAGTGCTCTGGGGAAAATTTTCACTGCTTTACCTTTTGGTAAACCTATTTATCAGATGTTAGAATTAAAACTAGCCATGTACATTGATTTCCCCTCACATATGAATCCTGGGATTCTGGTTACCTGTGCAGATGATATTGAACTGTACAGTATTGGAGAATCTGAGTATATCAGCTTTGACAAGCCTGGCTTTACTGCTTTAGCTCATCCTTCTAGTTTGACTGTAGGTACCACGCATGGAGTATTTGTCTTAGAACCTTCTAATTGTTTAGAATACAAAGACCTTGAATACAGGTGTTGCCATCGTTTCCTTCATAAGCCCAGCATAGAAAAGATGCATCAGTTTGATGCTGTGTATAGACCTGGAAGTTTTTTACAGCGGGACTTTTCTGGAGGTGACACTCCCTCTCTTAAATTAGAATCTGAGTTTGTATATACAGACAGCCTATTTTACATGGATCACAAATCAGCAAAAAAGTTACTtgctttttatgaaaaaataggCACACTGAACTGTGAAATAGATGCCTACGGAGATTTTCTGCAGGCTTTGGGATCTGGAGCAACTGCGGAGTATACTACAAACACATCAAATGTCACTAAAGAAGAATCAGAGTTGGTAGACATGAGGCAGAGAatatttcatcttcttaaaggAATGTCACTAAATGTTGTGGTTCTTAATAACTCCAGATTTTATCACATTGGAACAACTGAAGAATATTTGTTTCACTTTACTTCACATAGCAGTTTGAAGTCAGAGCTTGGTTTACAGTCCATAGCTTTTAGCATCTCTCCAGCAATACTAGAATGCTCTGGTAACACATCCTGTATCATTCAAAGTGTATTGGATTCAAGATGTTCTGTGTCACCTGGCTCAGTTGTGGAGTATTCCAGATTGGGGCCTGATGTTTCCGTTGGGGAAAACTGCATTATTAGTGGTTCTTACATCATGACAAGAACTATCCTGCCTGCATATTCCTTTGTGTGTTCCTTAAGCTTGAAGATGAATGGGCACTTAAAGTATTCAACTATGGCATTTGGAGTGCAAGACAACttgaaaaagaatgttaaaaaattgTCAGATATAAAGTCACTTCAATTCTTTGGAGTCTGTTTCCTGTCCTGCTTAGATATTTGGAATCTGAAAGTTACAGAGGAACTCTTCTCTGGAAACAAGACATGTTTGAGTTTGTGGAGTGCTCGTATCTTCCCAATTTGCTCTTCTTTGAGTGATTCAGTTACAATAGCCATAAAGATGTTAAATGCTGTACAAAACAAGTCAACTTTCAGCCTGAAAAACTATAAGCTGTTGTCCATTGAAGAAATGCTTATCTACAAAGATGTAGAAGACATGATAACCTATAGGGAGCAAATTTTCCTAGAAATTACTTTAAATAGAAAACAGTCTGATTTAGAGACATCTTAAATATTGTATACTTTGCCTTTCCTGATTAAGCAAGATTGCAAATATAAGGGTTCTCTGTAGATGTTTGTCTTTGTTTCATTGAAGTATTTAATGAAGATTATATAATGTAATTGCTGCAATATAAcatcaataacaaaaatacagGTAAACCATGTTTGAAGAAAGAATATTTCAAGGATCTAAGTTCAGGAAAGGGATTTGGGAATGTTGATTCTTTGAATTAAGATGGGTTTATGGATCATTGTTTTGTACATGTAATACTGTAGTAATTTTAAAGATCCTTTTCTAAACATAcctttagaattttgtttttattttcttttgggctTCAGTTCCAATAAAGTTCTAAATGTCAGTTTTCTCCTCAAATATAGTAATTCTATTCTGAACTAATAAAAATGGCATACTGTAGAGTCCTCAGCACTGGAGGAATGCTGTAGAAATACATTTTCATGAACAAATTTATAGCTGACATTGAGCTTAGATTAATGCTTAAAATATTGTAATTGATCATTAGTGAACAGCTCTGAAATTGGTGGTAAAAGTCTATCTCATGTATTGGTcttacaaaaatgaaacaaaaagggtatatgtattattttatccttataaacttgaacatgtgtatgtatatcttaaaaattattccCTAAATTTCCATGCATAGGaaagcatacacacacaaaacaattaTCTGTGTGGAAAAGATGGTAGGAATAACTGGGATTTACTGAtaataacatgtttattttactgATAATAACATGACATTACTTTCATCCTCTAGTTAATCCCTGTAACAAAACTGTTAAATTACTAGATGGACTGATTTTACTTTCCGTTTCTTATTTTCTGTCATGCACTAGTGATGATGTTGAGAGGCAAtaaatagccaaaaggtagacagcagaaaggagcaggaagactagaaacacagaaaatatacagatgacagcttcaagaaaataaaaattggctGGCATCCCAAGTCTTGTATTCCTCTTTTGGTAAAAGCACGTATGTTAAATGTCTTCGTATCAAAGTCTGGTATGTATTAGAGAAAAAGATTTGTGAGAGGTTTGTGTTTTAACATGAGTAAATTGTAATAAGAACTGGTCGGTGCCACTTTATATTTCAaatgtcaaaatgaaaataattatttaataaaccaGAAGTGACTTGTCTGCAACCTTAttatagtatttgcctttttttcctttcttcaaggTTCTTTCCAAggacaaaattaatttatatggTAGCTCTTGTTTAGCATTTATTGATTGACTTTCACAGTTTGCAGAGGATATTATGTATTTATCATGTATTAATTGTTCAGTACTGTATTTCACAGTATAATCTAAATCTATATAATCTTTGTATTTCACTGTACAACTTACAGTGTCATCAGTTATTAAGAATCACCATTTTATGTTCCACTAAAAGAAAACACTACCAGTAAAATATGACTCAATAATTTCTTTGTTACTtgaagtttttatatttatttgttggaGATCTTTTAAGTGTACAGATTTTTACCATTTCACCTGCTTGCATATACATATAAAGGAACAAAATGCAATATTGACTTTTCTGAAACTTCACATTCAGAGTCCAacttttctgaagatttttcaACTTGAAAGTTAATTGATATCCAGTGTTAATTGATAACCACCCAGTACCATCTTCTGTGCTGTCACACTTATTGGCAAAGTTGCATTTCTTAAATGCCCCCACCACATTACTGTGGATTTTCCTTCAAGCTGTGGACTCCAGATATCTGTTCTGCACGTTTTTAATGCTATTGGACAaaattcactttcatttttgcCTCAATGTAATTATTAATTAGAAGGCTGTCTTTTAGTCAGTAAATGGGAGGTTTCTGACAAATCGGTGGTCACCATTTTAAACATAATTCTGTGCAATGTATGCATTATAGTTGCTTTGAAATGTTACCTTTTCCAAGAATATGTCAGTGCCCCTTGCCTTGAGATGAGTGGTGTGTAGTATCATCTATTTATCACCAACAGTGCACCTAACTCAGGTGATAATTCCAACCACACATAAGTAAGAAATTGGACATTTCCTTAGgtgtattatttaataaaattacagcCCCTAAATCATATACTCGAGGTTTGTAAAGGATGGCTATTATGTGTAactaaatatattaacataatcTTATTGATGATTTAATAATTAACAGTGACCAAGAGGGGAGTGAGAGAAATCCATTATTTGGTATCAATCTTCTACCTTAAGCATACACTcaccaaactaagcaaataacccatggacacagacaacagtgtggtgagggccagagggaagagggaaagagtaGCGTGGGAGGGAAGAGGTGGCCAAAGGGACaaatgggaacatctgtaatagtgtaaacaataaaaaagaatgtatgaaTGTATATACTAAATTgatataaaacttgaaaaatcCAAGTGAGATGCTGAAAATCCTCAAATTTTAATATCATGAATCCAGTGTTTCCAGAACCTGTGGTGATCTGTTATTTATCTCCTGAGGCTAAACATTACTTCCTATGTTACATAAGGATTAACCAAATCAAAACTTTCCCTGCTGCAAAATGCATGTATGTAAGGCTATCACAGGTGATAACTGGTGTATTATACAACATCCAGGATGCCATGCACCATGATGTCCGCTGACCCTGAGCAACTTGAAAGCCCAAAATTTAGGTACCTAGGATACCTTGATATATGTAGTCTcgcagaattaaaatgaaaagaaaaagccaaaaaaacCTAATTTGCTCAAAATTGAAAGATTTTTagatgatctttttatttttgtttagctAAATGAAACACAGTCTTCATTATGCTAAGAACTAAATTATTAAAGGAaggatctttttaaatttacttgtacattttaaaattcagtcagTGCAAGAGAAATAATTGAAGTAACCATTACTTGCTTAACTTAATATTTTGTACCTCCACAATTTTGTTTAGACCAAGCCAATTTACGTAGAGGTTGAGAACaacttttattgtttatacttaGTAGAATGGTGTTACTAATATTCCTTGTATTCATTTTTGTCAGAGGTTATTGCACATTCTCCTTCCCTCTAGTATCAATGTGCTAAGTTGTATATAACATACTAGTGTTCATGTTTCTGttcatttatattcatataaatttctgattagttttttaatatatgagCAAATTATACTAGTATCTGGTGGGAAGGATCAATTCCTGTCCTTGACAGAGCTAACTTCATGAATCCCAACAAATTTGCCACATCTTGTCAGTTTGTCTATAGTAGAACACAATTTGGAGTCAGGTTAAAAATTGGAATAAAGGAATGAGAAGCTGCTGATTTTCTACTGCATTGATATTTGCAAAAGGTGAAGGAGGAGGATGCCTGTGAATTAGTCACCACTATCATCCACCTATAAGGCAGTTTTTGATTATTGACGttcatatctaaaatatatttgtccCCAGGGCATTATTGCACATGCAAGTAAATGATTGAAACTAACAGACTTAATGTTTCCTTCTGGGCTGGTTGGACAAATAGTCTATCTTTCGCAGCCTCTGGCTGAAGGAATCTAGTAGCCTTCCAAAGCATAAAATTCAACCATTCAAACAGCAATTTATCTCTGATTgctgcagactggtgcaatccATCTGCTGTCATTTCCCAGCTCTCTGTGCCAGAATTATATTCCCTCAATTGTGCTTCAGTGCATCACTGAAACAATCTAAACTCTAATGTCTATATTCTTTGGGCACTGTTCTATAGTGTGTTACTCAGATCATCTTGTTCAATCTCCAGTCCTTAAAGACTCTTAAAATATGTGCTACAACCGCACTGTGTCTAAgtaatataaatgattttttaaattttttccttcacTAGTAACTATTCTTTTCTCCCTGCAGAACATTCAGATGGTTCAAGTTAGTTTTCATTATAAGAGAGTATCACATTGCCCAGAAAAGAATTAAAGCATTTACATCTtgaggcattaaaaaaaaacacacacacaactctggAAATCAAGTAAGTGTTCCTTTCATTTGCAGGTTGTGAAATGTTGCACTACTAAATGAAGTTTTACATGATTGGTTTCTTTCCTATTACTTTTAGCCTTGGggtttgaaaatgtaaattatattcaCCAATATGCTGTTCTTCTGagaagttttaaacatttttaatgaaatctaGAACTAGAAAACTTTGactatatgaagaaataattatgGTCATAACAAGTGACCCAAGTACAGATTTTAAATGTATAGGCACATTGACAAGGTCATAAATTAACTTCTAAAATTCTCTACTTATAATATCACTGGAATCaacttttaatgaaatttaataagaaaCATCATCACTCATAATTGCTTAAACTTGATACTTTCTAATTAACCATTATCCAGTCAAATCAAAGGCTGTGGGGTGGAAGCTAGCCTAtgagaagggaggtagaaagtATAACATTTTAGAGAAAGTCTTTTTTACTTGTTACAACTGCAGCTgtttaaatgcaaaagaaatatttgctgtAAGTTTTCCAGAGAAGGAGCAATTTACAAAATTATCCATGTTTCTAGTATCTGCAATCTATCTCCATATCTCCATAGACTACAAACATGCTGTTAATTTcccaaaagataaaaaagtacaagaaaagcaaaacttaTTTTAGCCATGTTATATCATCAGGATACagtctcttttattttcatttgcaatgcttttgaggttttctttatcATATATTAGCCATCATAATATATTCAACACTGAATTCTAgcattgcatatatgtataccTGCCTGCTTCATGCCTCTCCctaactgaaaaaaattcaatAGGCATCTCTATTTAGAAAGCTCTTATCTTGTCTTTATCAATCCTGATGATCTTTTCATCTACATAAATATCCAAATCATCCACCAAATTGTTCATGGCAAAAACCTAGAAGTTATTCATGAAGCCTCACATacttttccattatatttttccttcagttcttcAAGTCAGTGCTGTTTGCACATTGAAACATAACCAAAATCCTTCCACTTCTCTCAACCCTGTTCAATATACCATTTACTGTTATATAACACCCTTTTATGTGCAGTCATAACAAATTATCATGCATATTATAAATGCATGAAAGTGAATTTACAGAGAGACtgcaaaggaaatatattttcacagATTGGCATTGAGTTGTACTGAGCTCTGAGGGAAAAAGGAATATTGTGGCCATCTCAACCTTGTTTCACTGACTTGGTCTCTATATCCTGTAGTGCTCCCCTAACACTGCCTTTTGGGATGGTGATTCATACTCCTTTCTAACATGCTACACTTTGTTATCTGTGAACTTTTGCTTAGTGATAGTCTGCAGTCCCTTCAccacacatttttttgttttttttttaacttttttttatatttagtgtaTATAAGCAGATATCAGCTGGAATTTTGCTTGCCTTTTAGATATAGACAACATTAGCGCAACCTCTGTTCTAAGCCCCATTCATGTCCAGAATGTCTTCCAGACATCTGTGAAGTATCATATGCTGGACAGCATATAATGTCTGCATTTCCATTCTCCAATGCCTTTTCTCACATCTGCCCTATAACCTGGTTCAATGAGGCTTTTAGCTCCCAACCCCATTCCACCGAACTTGTTCTGAGAATTCCCAGTGCTCTCCATTTTGACAAATCCAGTACTGGTTCTTATTCTCATCTTTTAGTAGAATTTGTCTCAGTTGGTCACTcctttgaaatatgttttctgCTTAGCTTCAGAAAAGCCCACactactgttttttttccttactcaTTTGTCAGTCTCTTCAAGTCTCCTTAACTTGTTCCTCCTCATCATTCTTCCTTCCTATTGTTGGAAGGTCACAGGTCTTTGGGCTTAGCTTTCTCTATTCATATTCACTCCTTTGGGGTGTCATAtgttctcacacatcaatgtgctATCAACTCTCAAATCTGTATTTCTAATTACCGgagtatttttctcaaaaatatttaatatatttatttctcataaattGTGAGTGTGCAtcaaaatgtcatttaattcatTAATGATGAATAGGATGATGAAGTTGACTTTATCTGGTTCCAGATGttacaaggaagaaaatgtttattagTATTAGGAATACATTTGTCCAAAAATAGAGTGGGTTGCCTTATGGGAAATAAAGTTTCATGATACCAGAAGTGTTTGTGCAAAGTGACTGAAATACACTGAAAGATTTAACAAGAGTTTTCTCAAGAATTTCTTGTTTTAGGTAAGAGGTAGGGTTAGATAATGACTATAGGTTAAATTTCCTAGAAAGTAGAATCTGAGATGGAGTTTGAAGTGCATTATATTTCTTAAGGACTGCCTTGGCACTAATAATTGTGCAAGGAAGGGAACAGAAGCAGGATCGTGCAGGAGGGAGAAATCAAGCTATGATGCAGGCCCAATGACAGTCTCCAAGAGGAGTTCTGACACTAGAATGGCACTTCAGCACTGTCCTGAGTTCAACCTGAGAGTCCACAATTTATACCACATATTAATCTTTATCGATGTGGGCACCTTGGGATACAGTATCTTGGGTAAGATAGCAAACTGTGGTTGAGGCAATTCGTGAATGGGGCTGACAGCTGAAAGCGCTTTACTGACAGTACTCCTAGTGGATGAGGTAATAAGTCTTTCCTGAAGAAAGATCTGGGTGCCATGTCGTGGTGTCCACTGCAAAAACCTATTAATTCCAACTCAATgccaagatttatttttattgcaacgATTTTAATGAAACATTGCATGTTACAATTCAAGTTGAATTATGATGACTCCCAAACCAAGCAATATTGTACACGGTTTAAGTAGACTCAATTCCATGATGAAAGAAACTATGCTTTAATAGATGTGTCAATCATTGATTTATAGAAGCAAACTTTTTTATAAGTACTGTCACAAATCTACATGATAATCCCAAGTGCCAGATTTTACTTTTGACTTGCTGAGCAaactaaaatattcatatattcacaTAGAGCCAGATGGCTTCCCACTGAATATGCATTTGAATGATTCCTGTACATTATTTATTCCAAGAGGTACACAAAATGCACCATCATCATAGCCGGGACTCCTAATAAGTTTGTTTTAGAAAGGATTCAAGAAATAATAGGCATCCAGTGCTGACTATATTTTTGGTTGAGGgttgttccatgtgtatttgaaaattacTGAGCAAAATAAATATGGTTACATCTCGGTAGTCTCTGAAATAGCAGGATTGTACAATAAAGAGGTTTCAGCATTTGGTAAAGAAAAGAGTTCAACTTTgcaaagatgtttttaaataatttgcttatATCTCAAAAATTCTtatgtataaaacaataaaaaagttatattgattttaaaactttactgTTTAAATCTATATGTTATGTTCTATTTAAACACATATTTCtgggaattgtttttatttagacATGAATAGTTATACCCT
This Phyllostomus discolor isolate MPI-MPIP mPhyDis1 chromosome 5, mPhyDis1.pri.v3, whole genome shotgun sequence DNA region includes the following protein-coding sequences:
- the FPGT gene encoding fucose-1-phosphate guanylyltransferase is translated as MASESVPPSASLREATQRKLRRFSELRGKPVAAGEFWDIVAITAADEKQEFAYKQQLSEKLKKKELPLGVQYHVFVDPAGAKIGNGGSTFCVLQCLEKLYGDKWNSFTILLIHSGGYSQRLPNASALGKIFTALPFGKPIYQMLELKLAMYIDFPSHMNPGILVTCADDIELYSIGESEYISFDKPGFTALAHPSSLTVGTTHGVFVLEPSNCLEYKDLEYRCCHRFLHKPSIEKMHQFDAVYRPGSFLQRDFSGGDTPSLKLESEFVYTDSLFYMDHKSAKKLLAFYEKIGTLNCEIDAYGDFLQALGSGATAEYTTNTSNVTKEESELVDMRQRIFHLLKGMSLNVVVLNNSRFYHIGTTEEYLFHFTSHSSLKSELGLQSIAFSISPAILECSGNTSCIIQSVLDSRCSVSPGSVVEYSRLGPDVSVGENCIISGSYIMTRTILPAYSFVCSLSLKMNGHLKYSTMAFGVQDNLKKNVKKLSDIKSLQFFGVCFLSCLDIWNLKVTEELFSGNKTCLSLWSARIFPICSSLSDSVTIAIKMLNAVQNKSTFSLKNYKLLSIEEMLIYKDVEDMITYREQIFLEITLNRKQSDLETS